Proteins encoded together in one Neobacillus sp. FSL H8-0543 window:
- a CDS encoding Lrp/AsnC family transcriptional regulator, whose protein sequence is MKLTNEELEVLSILEENHRVSVETMAAMVNTTVENTMEIIKKLESDKIIVSYPALIDWSKVEGKENIVAMIEVKVTPKRGVGFDEVAERIYRFPEVTSLYLMSGAYDLSLTIEGKSMTEIATFVSEKLSTIENVISTTTHFMLKKYKHDGVVFGGSKDTDRRMVVSP, encoded by the coding sequence ATGAAGCTTACGAATGAGGAGTTAGAGGTACTATCGATTCTTGAGGAAAATCATCGGGTGTCTGTTGAAACGATGGCAGCGATGGTTAACACCACCGTGGAAAACACCATGGAAATCATCAAAAAATTAGAATCCGATAAGATCATTGTTAGTTATCCGGCATTGATCGACTGGAGTAAGGTCGAAGGCAAGGAAAATATTGTGGCAATGATTGAGGTGAAGGTGACACCGAAGCGTGGGGTAGGTTTCGACGAGGTGGCAGAGAGAATTTACCGCTTTCCTGAGGTTACTTCCTTGTATCTGATGTCAGGCGCCTATGACCTGTCGCTCACGATTGAAGGAAAAAGCATGACTGAAATCGCTACATTTGTCTCAGAAAAACTATCCACCATTGAGAATGTAATCTCGACTACTACACATTTTATGTTAAAAAAATATAAGCATGATGGCGTCGTCTTCGGCGGTAGCAAGGATACAGACCGGAGAATGGTGGTATCTCCATGA
- a CDS encoding aminotransferase, with amino-acid sequence MRNAPQHYFSETVKELKPSGIRKFFDLAASIEDVISLGVGEPDFVTPWSIREAAILSLEEGFTSYTANPGLLELRQEITKYLKNRFDVQYSPIDQVIVTVGASLALDIAFRAILNPGDEVLIVEPAFVSYSPLVAMAGGNPVPIATTADNGFKLTPEHIENAVTPKTKAILICSPNNPTGTCLNKKEMAEIAHAIEKHDLILVSDEVYAELTYDEDYTSFAAIDGMYERTILINGFSKGFAMTGWRLGFLAAPKAFVEQMVKIFQYTTMCAPHMLQHGAIEALRNTSDEVENMRKSYRRRRNYVVQALNSIGLDCHTPGGAFYVFPSIKKTGLTSEQFAEELLLKEKVAVVPGTAFGESGEGYVRCSYATSMEQLQEAIKRMTRFMESLEIRDIQKEKLYSNQ; translated from the coding sequence ATGAGAAACGCACCACAGCATTATTTTTCTGAAACCGTTAAAGAACTAAAGCCATCTGGTATCCGAAAATTTTTCGATCTGGCGGCCTCGATTGAAGACGTCATTTCTTTAGGGGTGGGTGAGCCAGACTTTGTTACCCCTTGGAGCATTCGCGAAGCCGCGATTTTATCCTTAGAAGAGGGCTTTACTTCATATACGGCGAATCCAGGCTTACTCGAGCTGCGCCAAGAAATAACCAAATACTTAAAGAATCGCTTTGATGTTCAGTACAGCCCCATTGATCAAGTCATCGTGACCGTTGGGGCCAGTCTTGCACTCGATATTGCCTTTCGCGCGATTCTAAATCCAGGTGACGAAGTGCTGATTGTTGAACCTGCCTTTGTTTCCTACTCGCCGTTAGTCGCGATGGCCGGCGGCAACCCGGTTCCGATTGCGACCACAGCAGATAATGGCTTTAAATTAACACCGGAACATATTGAAAATGCCGTTACGCCAAAAACAAAGGCGATTTTGATTTGTTCTCCCAACAACCCGACAGGCACCTGTTTAAATAAAAAGGAAATGGCTGAAATTGCCCATGCGATTGAGAAGCATGATTTAATCCTTGTTTCTGATGAAGTTTATGCGGAGCTAACCTATGATGAAGACTACACCAGCTTTGCCGCTATCGATGGTATGTATGAGCGGACGATTTTAATCAATGGCTTCTCAAAAGGGTTTGCGATGACAGGCTGGCGTTTAGGATTTTTAGCTGCCCCAAAAGCATTTGTCGAGCAAATGGTAAAAATTTTTCAATACACCACCATGTGTGCACCGCATATGCTCCAGCACGGTGCGATTGAAGCATTGAGAAATACCTCTGATGAAGTGGAAAATATGCGAAAAAGCTACCGAAGACGGAGAAATTATGTGGTCCAAGCATTAAACAGCATCGGTCTTGATTGCCATACTCCAGGTGGCGCATTTTATGTGTTCCCATCCATCAAAAAAACCGGTCTTACTTCGGAACAATTTGCCGAAGAACTGCTTTTAAAGGAAAAGGTAGCTGTTGTACCTGGCACAGCGTTTGGCGAGAGCGGCGAAGGCTATGTCCGCTGTTCATATGCCACATCCATGGAACAGCT